In Fructilactobacillus cliffordii, a single genomic region encodes these proteins:
- the thiD gene encoding bifunctional hydroxymethylpyrimidine kinase/phosphomethylpyrimidine kinase, whose product MPQYPTGLTIAGTDSGGGAGMMADIKTMQTLKTFATSVIVGLTAQNTEGVQRIETVDAAMIDTQFASVAADFDVRAAKTGALFDSDHVQAVVRNLARFHFPVVVVDPVMVAKGGSHLLDEAGIATLKTDLLPLADVVTPNLPEAELLAGRTIHNRVDVLNAAKQIQQLGAANVVIKGGHGTNAVVADYVKLADGTDYWMESPRVNTNRTHGTGDTLSSAIVSYVAHGMNLKQAIRQAHDYLATIIPHPLPLGHGHGPLNHGLWEEHDEI is encoded by the coding sequence ATGCCACAATATCCAACTGGACTCACGATTGCGGGAACTGATTCCGGCGGGGGTGCGGGCATGATGGCCGACATCAAAACGATGCAAACCCTTAAAACCTTTGCAACATCGGTAATAGTCGGATTGACGGCGCAAAATACGGAGGGCGTGCAGCGGATTGAAACCGTGGACGCCGCCATGATAGATACTCAATTTGCGTCCGTTGCCGCGGACTTTGACGTTCGGGCGGCCAAAACTGGAGCCCTTTTTGATTCCGATCACGTGCAGGCGGTGGTACGGAACCTGGCTCGCTTTCACTTTCCGGTGGTCGTCGTGGATCCGGTGATGGTCGCTAAGGGCGGTAGTCATTTGTTAGATGAAGCTGGAATTGCGACCCTTAAAACGGATTTACTGCCACTAGCCGACGTGGTTACGCCGAATTTGCCAGAAGCCGAACTTTTAGCCGGCCGCACCATTCATAATCGCGTGGACGTTTTAAACGCAGCGAAGCAGATTCAGCAGTTGGGCGCTGCCAACGTGGTGATTAAGGGCGGTCACGGGACGAATGCCGTGGTTGCCGATTACGTAAAACTAGCGGACGGCACCGATTACTGGATGGAAAGTCCCCGAGTTAACACGAACCGAACGCACGGCACGGGCGATACCTTGTCGTCCGCCATCGTCTCCTACGTGGCCCACGGGATGAACCTAAAGCAGGCGATTCGGCAGGCGCACGACTACTTAGCTACAATTATTCCGCATCCGTTGCCCCTGGGCCACGGTCACGGACCGTTGAATCACGGATTATGGGAGGAACATGATGAAATTTAA
- a CDS encoding TenA family protein: MQPTGSRQMQQTVAKLMPQFMENSFVKGIATGSLSRAVVVNYVQQDNLYLDRFLTLYQQVLGALNPSLLEQTEHDIQRENGAHRVLLQVAQTTTDQIMTPLPAVKQVTGAYLEHMERATEQSVFLGLASMQACPAVYRELAQRLVQQGVNRADNPFAGWINFYVGTDDDFDHTMFHELDQLSPTVMAAERQQAQQVFRKSCELELAFFTQAKDDD; this comes from the coding sequence ATGCAACCAACCGGAAGTAGGCAGATGCAGCAGACGGTGGCGAAACTGATGCCACAATTTATGGAAAATTCTTTTGTAAAAGGGATTGCTACGGGAAGTTTATCCCGGGCGGTCGTAGTGAATTACGTTCAACAGGATAACCTATATTTAGATCGCTTTTTAACCCTGTATCAGCAGGTGTTAGGTGCATTAAATCCTAGTTTATTGGAGCAAACGGAACACGACATTCAACGCGAAAACGGGGCGCATCGGGTGTTATTGCAGGTGGCGCAGACCACGACGGACCAGATTATGACGCCGTTGCCGGCTGTCAAGCAAGTCACCGGGGCGTACTTGGAACACATGGAACGTGCGACTGAACAATCGGTCTTTTTAGGACTCGCCAGCATGCAAGCCTGTCCCGCGGTTTATAGGGAATTGGCGCAACGATTGGTCCAGCAGGGAGTTAATCGTGCGGATAATCCATTTGCTGGCTGGATTAACTTCTATGTCGGAACTGATGATGATTTTGACCATACCATGTTTCACGAGTTGGACCAGCTGAGTCCAACCGTGATGGCTGCGGAACGGCAGCAGGCGCAGCAAGTTTTTCGCAAGAGTTGTGAATTAGAACTGGCCTTTTTTACCCAGGCCAAGGATGATGATTAA
- a CDS encoding histidine phosphatase family protein yields MVVTAYLVRHGQTYLNLYNKVQGWIDSPLTSKGIADAQDAGDRLAKIEFDAAFTSDSGRAVATGREILKKNPRGMDIITYQYPELREQFHGYFEGENLEQMWQFVGEQVDITNEAGVLDHYGLERARDLIAKADLYNNAENNQQFWDRLNRGFDRIRENTEDGQNILIVSHGMTIRSIVDRYAPELDDGQAAKNGSITKLLIHPETIEVEYYNKLDQDV; encoded by the coding sequence ATGGTAGTAACAGCATATTTAGTAAGACACGGACAAACTTATTTAAACCTTTATAACAAGGTCCAGGGGTGGATTGATTCCCCCTTGACTTCGAAGGGAATTGCGGATGCCCAGGACGCGGGTGACCGGTTAGCAAAAATTGAATTTGACGCCGCCTTTACCAGTGACTCGGGCCGGGCAGTGGCAACCGGTCGTGAGATTTTGAAGAAAAATCCGCGTGGGATGGACATCATTACTTACCAATATCCTGAACTTAGAGAACAGTTCCACGGCTATTTTGAAGGGGAAAACCTCGAACAAATGTGGCAGTTCGTGGGGGAACAAGTTGATATTACTAACGAAGCGGGCGTTTTAGACCACTACGGACTGGAACGAGCTCGGGATCTGATTGCCAAGGCGGATCTGTACAACAATGCCGAAAATAACCAACAGTTTTGGGACCGCTTGAACCGGGGCTTTGATCGGATTCGGGAAAATACTGAGGATGGGCAGAACATCCTGATTGTGTCTCACGGGATGACGATTCGATCAATTGTGGATCGATACGCCCCAGAACTCGATGATGGGCAAGCCGCTAAAAATGGTAGCATCACTAAGTTACTGATTCATCCGGAAACCATTGAGGTTGAATACTACAATAAATTAGACCAGGATGTGTAG